A DNA window from Zingiber officinale cultivar Zhangliang chromosome 3A, Zo_v1.1, whole genome shotgun sequence contains the following coding sequences:
- the LOC122050258 gene encoding pentatricopeptide repeat-containing protein At3g12770-like gives MLVVDPITAPANFSAFAALSRSSTPFNDVAIRQPLRPLSALPSFDETPQRTVPHRAAAPTWRRARDGLPDEALLLFGDAAVSGSSLRKPQDLTFSTLLNCCASLGAVRELHGYMIRRTGGNARTCCSESSLVSFYAKCGFLSQARKVFDQMPEMDIVAWAVMLKAYADGGHYRSEMMHLFVEMLCEAIAPNSHTLSLMLSNATPDLGEQLHASAVKWALDSDAFVGSSLVHFYSRNGSLGLAQLLFDRIPQTDVVCYNCLISKYGRAGITEGIVSLYSEMCSKELLPNQSTFVGLLGGCAHSGLIGLSKQFHAQAIVQGFGFDEVVQVILVDMYAKCGDIESGRTAFDMSTVKQNVAIWNSLICGYGKHGRSLEALQVFDFMESASVHPDHITFTCLLSACSHSGFADDGRRLFCSMQERYGVPTREEHYSCMVDLFGRAGMVREAYELISTSACKVGPSVWGALLSACKLHGDSTIGEIAAQKLFELEPECSGSYIALSNIYSAGKQWREANAVRELMDERNISKDAGHSWIEVGGMVHRFRAGNGSLDHKLFE, from the coding sequence ATGCTGGTAGTTGACCCAATTACCGCCCCCGCCAATTTCTCCGCCTTCGCAGCTCTCTCGCGCTCCTCCACTCCCTTCAACGACGTTGCTATTCGCCAACCTCTGCGGCCCCTTAGCGCCCTCCCATCGTTCGACGAAACGCCGCAAAGGACCGTCCCCCACCGCGCCGCCGCCCCCACCTGGCGACGCGCTCGGGATGGGCTTCCTGACGAGGCCCTCCTCCTCTTTGGCGATGCTGCCGTCTCCGGCAGCAGCCTCCGTAAACCCCAGGACCTAACCTTTTCTACCCTCCTCAACTGCTGCGCTTCACTCGGCGCCGTCCGGGAATTGCACGGCTACATGATAAGACGCACCGGAGGGAATGCTCGCACCTGCTGCTCGGAGAGCTCCCTCGTGAGTTTCTACGCTAAGTGTGGGTTTCTGTCGCAAGCACGGAAGGTGTTCGACCAAATGCCTGAAATGGATATTGTTGCCTGGGCTGTGATGCTGAAGGCCTATGCTGACGGAGGGCACTACCGGAGCGAAATGATGCACCTATTTGTAGAGATGCTGTGCGAAGCCATCGCACCGAATTCCCACACCCTCAGTTTGATGCTGAGCAATGCTACGCCTGATCTGGGTGAGCAGCTCCATGCATCTGCAGTGAAGTGGGCATTGGATTCTGATGCTTTTGTTGGGAGCTCCTTGGTCCATTTCTATTCTAGAAATGGGAGCCTGGGTCTCGCCCAGCTGCTGTTCGACAGAATTCCTCAAACAGATGTAGTCTGCTATAACTGTTTGATATCAAAGTATGGAAGAGCTGGGATAACAGAGGGCAtcgtatctttgtactccgaaaTGTGCTCGAAGGAATTGCTGCCGAATCAATCTACATTTGTTGGGCTGCTCGGCGGATGCGCACATTCTGGTTTGATCGGCCTGTCAAAGCAGTTTCATGCTCAAGCAATCGTGCAGGGATTCGGTTTCGATGAGGTTGTCCAAGTGATCCTCGTTGATATGTACGCAAAGTGTGGCGACATTGAATCTGGTCGCACTGCCTTCGATATGTCTACCGTTAAACAGAATGTTGCTATTTGGAACTCACTAATTTGCGGCTACGGAAAGCACGGGCGCAGTCTGGAGGCCCTGCAAGTTTTTGATTTCATGGAATCTGCCTCTGTTCATCCTGATCACATTACTTTCACCTGTCTCCTATCAGCTTGCAGCCACTCGGGCTTTGCAGACGATGGACGGAGATTGTTTTGCTCGATGCAGGAGCGATATGGAGTACCAACCAGAGAGGAGCACTATAGTTGCATGGTGGATCTCTTCGGGCGAGCCGGAATGGTGAGGGAAGCCTATGAACTTATAAGTACATCGGCATGCAAGGTAGGACCTTCTGTATGGGGTGCGCTACTCAGCGCCTGTAAACTCCATGGAGATTCAACTATCGGGGAAATTGCCGCGCAGAAGCTCTTTGAGCTAGAGCCAGAGTGCTCCGGATCATATATCGCACTGTCGAACATCTACTCTGCAGGGAAGCAGTGGCGGGAGGCGAATGCCGTCAGAGAGTTAATGGATGAAAGGAATATATCGAAAGATGCCGGTCACAGTTGGATCGAAGTTGGTGGAATGGTACACAGGTTTAGAGCAGGCAATGGAAGCTTGGATCACAAACTGTTTGAATGA
- the LOC122051388 gene encoding histone H3.3 has protein sequence MARTKQTARKSTGGKAPRKQLATKAARKSAPTTGGVKKPHRYRPGTVALREIRKYQKSTELLIRKLPFQRLVREIAQDFKTDLRFQSHAVLALQEAAEAYLVGLFEDTNLCAIHAKRVTIMPKDIQLARRIRGERA, from the exons ATGGCTCGTACAAAGCAAACTGCGCGGAAATCAACTGGTGGGAAGGCTCCCAGAAAGCAACTTGCGACAAAG GCTGCACGCAAGTCTGCCCCTACCACTGGTGGTGTGAAGAAGCCACATCGTTATCGTCCTGGAACTGTTGCTCTTCG TGAGATCCGTAAGTACCAGAAGAGCACTGAGCTCCTAATCAGGAAGCTGCCTTTTCAAAGGCTCGTGAGGGAAATTGCACAGGATTTCAag ACTGATCTTCGTTTCCAGAGTCATGCTGTTCTTGCACTGCAGGAGGCCGCTGAGGCTTACCTCGTGGGGCTTTTTGAGGACACCAATCTCTGTGCAATTCATGCAAAGAGGGTCACTATAATGCCTAAAGATATTCAACTGGCTAGGAGGATCCGTGGGGAGAGGGCTTGA
- the LOC122051389 gene encoding uncharacterized protein LOC122051389 → MDAAKCSSPATPPLNPRTASPAPANDDYLRVRRRALEAVLENCRRALELLENPDLDPGISIPEAQNPSAPADQGDSSPRRSRSAMDLETDELCSLLKSKVESPNFLEKLGNIQSSVSQNIQDDNASWNIITATDSWEDNHIDGDNGSDEDYVLVSQEDIVDSIASFMAAYLLSLKQTKELSPNQLQEALCKAFSVKKRKSRLWKAWEGSQVIYNVASWGATAIGIYQNPAILKAATVAFWSSCRVISKLL, encoded by the exons ATGGATGCCGCCAAATGTTCCTCCCCGGCGACCCCTCCTTTGAATCCACGAACCGCTAGCCCAGCGCCAGCCAACGACGACTACTTACGCGTCAGGCGACGGGCCCTCGAGGCCGTGCTAGAAAATTGCAGGAGGGCCCTCGAATTGCTCGAGAACCCCGACCTGGATCCTGGTATCTCCATACCCGAAGCTCAGAACCCTTCCGCTCCGGCGGATCAGGGGGATAGTTCGCCGCGGCGATCGCGATCTGCCATGGATTTAGAAACCGATGAG CTATGTTCCCTCCTCAAATCAAAGGTAGAATCACCAAACTTCTTAGAAAAGCTTGGAAATATCCAGTCTTCAGTTTCTCAAAATATTCAAG ATGATAATGCATCTTGGAACATTATTACTGCCACGGACTCATGGGAAGATAACCACATTGATGGGGACAATGGCTCAGATGAAGATTATGTTCTCGTGAGTCAAGAGGATATTGTTGACAGCATAGCATCTTTCATGGCAGCTTACCTGTTATCACTGAAGCAAACTAAA GAATTAAGCCCCAATCAACTTCAAGAAG CTCTTTGCAAAGCATTTTCAGTAAAGAAGAGGAAGAGCAGACTCTGGAAGGCATGGGAGGGAAGCCAAGTTATTTACAATGTTGCCTCTTGGGGTGCCACTGCCATAGG GATTTACCAGAATCCAGCAATACTGAAGGCAGCCACTGTTGCCTTCTGGTCTTCTTGCCGTGTTATCTCAAAGTTACTTTAA